The genomic DNA TATAAAGCAAAGCAAAGACCCAAGTCCTCCAGTCGCAAGCGGCCATCTTAAAAGCTGCCCAATGACTGATATGGCCTTGAGCACCAGCGGTACTACTAAGACCATCGTATGCCAGTCGTTGAACTGCAAGCACACGCTCGTCGGATGAGAGAAATTTTGTGGTGGATGGCCAGTCAGGCATGATGAACCAAGTGAAGAACccaaggaaagaagaggcacAACCCTCAATGATCTGTAATGACAGATAAGTCTGACAATATATGTGGAAAGAATGGTATGACTTACGAAAAGCCATTGCCAACCAGCCAAACCCCTAGCCCCATCCAGGTTTCCCGTCTGCAAAGGAAGATTAGACATCTCTATCCGCGGACCTAaatttggaagatgaagactcACTATTGCACCAGCAAGGAGACCCGAGAAAGCGCCGGAAACGGCTGTGGCAGTGTAGTAAAGAGAAAATCGACTAGCAAGCTCGTACCGTTTATACCATCTGCGTCAGATCGATTAACATCAATCACTCACTGCAGGCAGCGGAAGATAGACCAAAGAGAATAACTCACGATGATAAGTAAAAAGCCACACCAGGCGCGAATCCTGCCTCAATGAAACCAAGAACAAAACGGATCCCAGCCAGTGCTTGATATGTCTTTGCGGCAGCCATGCAAGCCGCAATACCGCCCCATATAATACAGAGCCCACTGAGGTAAAGCGAGGGACGAAGTCGAGAGATCATCATGTTGGAGGGAACCTCAAATATGACATAGGAGATAAAAAATACCTTTAACAGATATTGCTTTTAATAACAAGCACCTTTGGAATAGGCTGAAAACTACTCACCAAAAGAACAATCGAATACTGTGTAGAAGTCAAGTTGAGATCGGCCTCAAGACCTCCCGTTTTGGCGTTGCTGCCACACTTTCGGTTCAATGGAAACCCTCTCACGGACAATCATGACCTACCCAACATTGGCTCTGTCGAGATACGACAGAGTGTAGAGCGCCCAAATGGTAGGGATAATTCTTTTGTCGATTTTCCATACAAGCGCTTTTTCTGCGTCGGAGTTGGGTTCGTATTGAGCAGCCAACTCAAGCTgatccatcttctcaaggTCATTTTCGTGccattcctcctcatctcgCTTGATGGAGTCTTTGGGGTCCTCCTGTGATGGCATATCGAGAAGTCTGTAAAGTATGCAGCGAGTCGTATGACTAGGATGTTGTAGGGTTCAGTGACAACTGTATCGAGTAGTTTCGACGAGTGGACAATCGCTGTCTTGCGTACTTATATTAGGTGAAGGAGCAAATTGTATTGTAACATATCTGCATACCTAGATGCAAGAGAAAGCCGAACACCGATGAACTGCAAAATGTCGGATGCGTTCTGAGTGGTGACGAAGGACAAACATTAAGCAACACAGCGCAGGAACACAAAAGCAAAAGGGAGTGATTACCATCCCCCTCGACTTCCAAATAGGGGCGCAGAACGTAATCCCCCCGGGGTCCCTGGGGCACCTCCTGTAGTCTGTAGGCTTCTCCATGGATATTGCAACCAGACAGAATCAGTATCGCAGATAAGGGCTCGTTTGGACATACATTTCACGCGAGAACTTTGACGTGATCTTTTTAGCTCGCAAAAGCGCAGCTaacagaaggagaaaggagaaagttAGGACCGTCGAGAACCGACGGAGTCGACTAATCCGGAATTTCGGGAAGATAAGCCATTTAATCATGAACAAATCCAACATTTATTAGTCCTCGTCGGCatcattttcttttccccctTCTTGTAACCTACGTAATTTCGAAAGCGGTAATTAGGAACAGGCAGGAGACATTATATTTCCGGAACCTTTCTGCAGTTTTCTTTTGTTCCGCCACAGTTTGGACGTAAAAAAAGCCTCCAATCACCCGATCTTCGGGTGCAAAATTAAGTATACAattctccccttctcatTTCCAAACATCCATCACTTTCAGGCATTATAAATATTGCATTAATTATCACTGCGTGGGATAATATCGGTCCGGATGCCGAGAACCGAAAGGTTAAAGGCAAGGGTCCACCTGACCGAAGGAGGTTAATGTTATATCGTTGCGTCATCACTCgctttctcccttccttgcctGCTGATGTTCTGCTGTATGCCGGGCCTATCATCATGGCGCTTTACGGCGGATGACAGCGGGCTTTGCTATCGGTAGAAGGGCCTGTATAGCCGGGAGATTAATCCCCAAGGGCCAGTAGGCTTGCCCACTTCTGTTAAGTAGGTGTGAGTGATGGTCGAACCCCGAGCGGATCCACATCGTTACAACATTTGACTTATCACTAATAGTAACCATTCACATCTCCGGCTCTGAAGAAATATGTCTCTCGCGAACAATCTTACCCTTGACATCCTCAAGAAGGCCGAAGAAGGTGGCTATGGCATTGTTGCTCAGACATGGTGATTGTGCTCGAGTTCTTTCTCGCAAACGATGCTGATAGGAATTATCCGCTGGAAGCTATGATGCCAACATGGCTGTAGCCCTCGTGAGAGCGGCAGAAAGGAACAAATCCCCTGCCATTCTCCAGCTGTTCCCGGTGACGCTTGCTGCTGGAGGTGGTCCCTTGCTTCAGTACTGCCTCGACGTGTATGTTCTTATTATTTTGCCCTACATTAGGGAATTATATTGACCTTTTGGCAGCGCACACAACGCTTCTGTCCCTATTTCGGTTCATCTCGACCATGCAACCGACCCCGAGCATCTTGAGCTGTCCATTGGCCTTGCTGAGAAAGGTATCAAatttgacagcatcatgGTCGACGCAAGTCATGCCGACACCGACGAGGAAAACATTGCCATTGCTGTGCCATACATCAAGCGATGCCGCGCCGCTGGCGTTGCTACCGAAGTCGAGCTGGGCCGATTGGAGGGTGGTGAGGCCGGCCTGAGAGAGATCACTGGTGCGATGTTGACAGATCCCGCCAACGCCGAGGAATTTATGAAGGCGTACGTTGTTGCTTGGCCAAAACGTTTAGCAACTAACCATTATTGGTTGTGAATGCAGGACTGGTGCCGACATACTTGCGCCTTCATACGGAAACCTTCATGGGAGTTATAAATTTATCGGGGGACCCAAATATAAACTTGAGATGTAAGTAGGATGATCCATCCTGTTGAAAGAAATGGAAATTGATGCAGTGATGAAACAGCTTGAAAGACCTCCAGGAACGATTCAGAGGCAGAATACCCTACCTCTGCGCCCATGGGACTGATGAACTTCCTGATTCTCTTTTCCAAGACCTGGTTAAGGCTGGTGTTTCCAAGGTCAGTCATGAATCATGAGACCCATGACTGTTCTGGCCTCCTAACGGGAATCATTACGTAGTTCAACATCAACTCTTGGGCCCGAGACCCTTACGTCGAGACTCTCGGTAAAGAACTTTCAGCAGGCACTCCCTTCCCGGACGCTTCCGAAAAGGCCATTGAGGCGTTTGCTCAGGTGTGCGACCACATGATGGAGCTTCTCGGTTCCAAAGGCAAGGCAGCATAAAAAGCCAAGTAACAAACTAGCCGCATGTATCATTTTGATAGTACCAATACCATGCAAATGGACAACAAAGCAACGACCTAATAATAGGAGACAGAGACTATTCTCCTTCATTTGCAAGCTCCTCGGGATCTATTTCCAAGCTTTCATTGACAGCTTCCTCGTCTTTAGCCACACTGCTTAGCTGCTCTTTCCCTGGAGCCTTGCCtgtttttcttcttttgaaCCTCTGATGGGATTCTGGTTGGAACTGTGAAGGGTGACTAGTCTTTGTCAGCATGTCATCAGCATATCTTATGACGATACTTACACTCTGGTGGCATTCCAAAGGTAACCGCCAGTGGCACTCGTTGTCATCATAGGATGCGTTCTGCCAGGTAA from Cryptococcus neoformans var. neoformans JEC21 chromosome 3 sequence includes the following:
- a CDS encoding MFS transporter, putative; translated protein: MPSQEDPKDSIKRDEEEWHENDLEKMDQLELAAQYEPNSDAEKALVWKIDKRIIPTIWALYTLSYLDRANVGNAKTGGLEADLNLTSTQYSIVLLVFFISYVIFEVPSNMMISRLRPSLYLSGLCIIWGGIAACMAAAKTYQALAGIRFVLGFIEAGFAPGVAFYLSSWYKRYELASRFSLYYTATAVSGAFSGLLAGAITGNLDGARGLAGWQWLFIIEGCASSFLGFFTWFIMPDWPSTTKFLSSDERVLAVQRLAYDGLSSTAGAQGHISHWAAFKMAACDWRTWVFALLYMLTQGAQTIQYFVPTLIGALGWTGYLGQYRTIPLYACAFVCIIGFCWGADYYKAKPLFIIIGGALGTIFFIIVTCVTSHMVQYVFLIFAFGCVYALPPLVLTWVPNVLSHPAEKRGVAIALVNALGCSASIYGVFLWPSEDAPRYIPGFAATTCFMALIVIITPIMWYLVNRYPIQGPDVDKAVREEIERQKGRGTA